The Aethina tumida isolate Nest 87 chromosome 6, icAetTumi1.1, whole genome shotgun sequence nucleotide sequence ctccTCCTATTTGTGTTTGTACTTTGGGTGTACTACGGAAGGCATATGAACCACATAGAAAATTACGAGAAATGTTATAAACTTACTGCACCAAACTGGCTACCTTTTAAATTTAGCCACAAGCCGCATTAAATAAGATTTGCGGTCGGCATTTATTGatgagaataaaattttggagtaGATGTGATTATGGAACTTTTTATAcagtaaaataattctaactgaattattattttttcactggattctaaattattaaaaacaagttgTGAATACATTTGCATATTTcagatataatatatttattttgtttaattaataggaaaacttgtacatttatacaataagcaaatgttaaaaattaataataaaataaatacattgaatTTGTTGAAACTTTAATGCAGACATCATATTACTCATTTTGTTtggacaataaattaagagtaaatattaaaaaaatattttacatttatagtcaataataataataataataataacaatttagttcagGGTAATAAGacgttttcaaattatttacagagctgttatgtatatttataattgaactgattttaattattaatattcaaaagatattttgactaaaaactaatattgcgtttatttataaagttaattgtaaacatctcattatattatattttttagggaCCACTGCTTTACAATTTTGACTCTGTGTtttgcattatttttatttcacttttaaaggcatatttataactgttttcagtatttttttataaatattattttttattaagtaaaacgaACATACACCAAAGTTAGAAAAACAGCCCCACATTTTAGTGTTTCCTTCGCCTTATCTGTCaatatctattatatttttccagtTAAATCCTCCATTTTTTCCTCATCTAAAATACTATTTCCAGTCAGtttcataaacatttatttttatttcttattcttACATATCTTTGACACCTTATCTTATAGATTTGTTGATCAAAAGgaataaattgattagaaaatttaatttttaaatccggTACAAATTTcgatatataacataaattaatgttaaaatacaaGTAATTTCGAATTTACGCAAATTCGTTTTtgcagtaataataattaactatttgtaaaaattacaaaatgtacTTATAAAAGCATGTAAGGGGACAATTTTCTCATTCCACGTCGTTCACTTCCACCAAGTCCATCTTTGTATTAAGATGATGTTTGAATTTGTCGTCTTATTTGTAATTGTACTATGGGTGTACTACCGAAGGCATACGAAGCACATGAAAAAATacgagaaattttataaactttctgCACCAAACTGGCTACCTTTTGTGGGAAATAGTTTGCAAGTACTGGGAAAGAGTAAGAAGTGTTCATAAATGtgtatattacattattacatttaataataattttatttttagacttatTACTTGTCTCAGAAGATGTCAACAAAAACGTAGGAAATCCCTGTGTGATGTTCATACCAACCCGACATTACCTGACCTCTAAACCAgcagatttaaaaattctgcTCAATCACCcaaatgttttagaaaaaagtgTCCAATATGAAGTTCTGAAGTGTTGGTTCAGAGATAGTTTGTTAATAACCGAAGGTAAATCttatagtattataaataaacaacttttatttattaattttagttccaaaatagaaaattaatttctaagagTTTTAATCAGGAGGTATTGAATTCGTTTATCGATATAATGTATGAAAAAACTtgcattttaacaaaaataataggaAAAATCGATTTCAAAAAGAATAGTATCTTTGAATTGTTTGAACAATACACATTAGATACTTTTTGTGGTAGGTGcgtactttatattatttaatagaattaactttattttttcagaagCGACATTGGGAATTGAatcttcaatattaataaataatgagacAAAATTTACTGAAGCTGTTTCAGAGTTCGTTTGTATATAGTttcatataaacattttattaataacatattttagagctcaaaaattaatgatgtcTCGACCACTGAATCCATTAGAAATGAATGACTTCATATTCAACATTTTCTTTTCCAAATCTAAAATCATTAGAAACTTCGTTGATTATATGAACGATTTCATTCAAAATgtgaatattgttaataacatttttatttttaaatttcatttcttacaATTTGATTTTAGATTATTGATAAGAGGAAAATACTGATAAGTGAAAACATATGtaagttaatcaacttttaaaatcgattaaatatttatcatatatgtatatttcagacgtatgtaacaaatataaattgccCGTTCTTGATTTATTGctgcaaaattataaaaatgagaatCTAAATGACGAATATATCCGAAACGAAATGATTCTATTCGCTGCAGcagtaacaaaattaataataaatatacatatatagccaattaaaaatgttgttttaggCCACTGATACAACTGCTTATACTTTGTCATATACATGTTTACTGTTGGCGATGAATCCTAAAATACAAGtaacaactatttttttttaattctcaactttcatttttatttttattttaggaaaatGTTTATGAAGAAGTTATGGAGGTTGTTGGAGAATATAGAACAATAGATTGTAGTAatctagttaatttaaaatacactgAAATGGCGATAAACGAAGCTTTAAGATTAATTCCTGTTATTCCATTAATGGGGCGTCGCACAACTGCCGAAATAAATTTAGGTAACATCTATCGATCAATTGTTTCATTAGTTGTAACTTTCATTCGTAGGTGAAATAGTCATCCCAGAAAATACAGGAATAGTTATAGACATATTGAGTTTGCATAGAAACCCGGAAATTTATCCGGATCCCCTGAAATACGATCCGGACAGATTTTTACCCGGAGAGATCGCAAAAAGGCCCCAATACAGTTTTGTGCCTTTTTCTGCTGGTCCAAGAAACTGCATTGGTgagaaatataaatgaaattaattattgtttaagttGTAACCGATAATTTTaggtaaaaaatatgcaatgaTGTTTATGAAAATGGCTATAGCTAATATTGTgagaaattttacaatttcaacTAAACACAAATCGATAGAAGAGTTTAAATTTGAGTCAAACGTAGTAATGAGTGTGACTCATCCAGTTGATTGTAATTTTACTTCCAGATAATttgaagtaataataaattgtacggtatttgtaaatttatttaataaatacttctgGTCATAttagcatattttttataaaagcaaGTTAAATgcccttttaaattaaaataaatactactacaattaacttctttaaatattttaccatactcactaataaacaagtttttcaaatgttaaaaatttacttaaattgaaattgaataatccactaaaattgttattgttaaaacaaaattttaaaaaatatggaaaatttgttatttaagttttttttatcattttctgttatttccatttagaatttgtaaatttatgtaaaattattaaaagtcgCAACCgttagatttattttacatttataaaaatttagtaattgttACTTAAGTTTAaagaaatgtattatttattcatgattacatttctaaattaattcgtgtttgtacacatttttatatgttgCCTTTTATCAAaagtatacaaaatattaagcaAATTGAAAGTaactaaaacaaaagttttagaagagttgaaaattgtatttctaaaatatgagTAAAGGATAAAAATTGGTCAGCAATAGGATAATTATACAGACAATAAATTGGAGAAAGGGTATACAAGAAAAAAGTATCTTAACActcacatattaataatattcaattataaaattataggaaaattttaaaattatatttagcaAATTTCAAATCCATACTGTCCTGTTTATAGTATATCATGTTATTCTGTAATTTCAATACAGCTCGTGCTGACAAAACTGATTctgtttgtaaattttagaCCATGACGCTCCGAAAAGTGGCAGACCATTTGTCCACGCGTTAGTACAACAATCaataaccataaaatttaaacatatgttttaatgtaattttaacaataatacataataatgattgtaattacaataaaattacacgatattaattaaaagttgttcATCGATAATTATATCGTTTAAGTTCTCTATTGAATTTAGCATTCTAatccatattaaatttataatgttattcCATCTTACTAAAGTACTtcaaaataagacaaaatgtggaatttttagtttattgtaatttgGAGTATTCGCAAATTCGTTATTGTAGTAAGTATATCTTTATATTAGGATGGTGTATGAATTTCTCGACCTATATGTATTTGTACTGTGGATGTACTATCGAAGGCACATTttaggaaattttataaactgcaCCAAATTGGCTACCTTTTAAATTTAGCCACAAACcatattaaataagatttacgGTCGGCATTTATAGATGAGAGTAAAATTTTGGAGTAGGTGTGTCTATAGAACttcttatacaataaaataattatgacagAATTGTTGTTTGTTCACTggattctaaattattaacaacaaattatatatgcatgtgcatatttcaaatacataatatatttatttaatttaatgcttacaaaaatttatacatttatggaataagcaaattaaataaataatttaaattaataataaaatacattgaatTTGTAGGAGCATTAATGCAGACATCATATTTCTCATTTTGTTTgaacagtaaattaacatttattttatatctaaagtgtggaaaataatattcagttaTAAAGTTACTGGTAAATTTTACATTGGAACTTTATTCAGTTTACATGACGacttattcaataatattgataataatttagttcagggtaataaaaactaaaagagaacatttcttttatattaaaaagaccttttcaatttacatacggAGTAATTAAGGATTCATTTAATTGaacatgattttaattattaatattcaaaagatattttgactaaaaacaaatattatgattattataaaactttttattttattatattttttaggacCACTGTTTTACCATTTTGGCTCTtgtgttttgaataaattttgcgtcactttaaaaacatattcattTTGGGATTGAAAGAATAACAGTTTTCagtattttcttataattaattgtcctTCTTATCAAGTATATCGAACATACACCAGAGTACTAGAAATAACTCCACATTTTTGTGTTTCCATCGTGTATATTtccagttaaattaaatttgagccCAACGTTGTAATGAATGTGACTCATCCAGttgattgtaattttatttccagataattttaagtaataataaattgtatgctatttgtaaaactatttaataaatacttctagtcataatattttaaatttaaataaatgccaCTGCAATTAACtcctttaaacattttaccatactcattaataaataagatttttcatgtataataattcatccataattgtattgttattgtcataataaagttataaaaaatatcgagAATTTCTggtttaaattcttttttatcattttcgattatttctatttagaacaactaaatattagttatatatatatatatatatatatatataactaatattagttatatatatatatatatatatatatatatatatatatatatatatatatatatatatattattaaattcaatgaaatcTATCCACTGGTTAAGAATTGTACTGATGGTATATACAAGTTTTGAAAGATTTTCTCAATCTTTTTATCGTAATTAATTAAGCattgattaaaacaatatatacgttttaattatagttacaAGAACTGTGacaaaatgtaacattttcagaaataaataaaatttaatagtttgaaCAGAAATTATTTCTCTCCTCCACAACTACTAAAATCTCTTCTGTCACCAAACCAAAAGGCATTAAACAAAcgtaaagaaaaaacaaaaaatgtattaaaagtaaatataaaaaactaaaagtttAACATTAAGCAAACAACTATTTTGGAAGAGTTGAACATTGTATTTGTAGAGTACGAGTAAAGGGTAAAAATTGTTCGACAATAGGATAAATACTCATACAGTAAATTGGAGAAAAGGTGTACAAtagtcaattataaaattactggtaaattttaaaactatatttggCAAATTTCCAATCCATACTGCCCTGTTTGTAGTATATCCTGCCATtctgtaatttcaataaatctcATGCTGTCAAAACTGATTCtatgtttgaattttattctatgACGTGGAGGTCAAACGCTTTGAAAAGTGACATACCATTTATCCACGCGTTAGTAAAACAAcctataatcataaaattttaacgcaTTTAATTAccgtaattttaacaattatacataataatgtTTGTAATTACAACAATACTAAacactattataataattaaaacttatccATCGATAATTATGCTTTGGTTTAGGTTCTCTATTGAATTATCATCCTAatccatattaaattttataaaaacttgttGCATattgattcaattaatattattaaaggttATTGCACAATTAAAGGTTtcattattctaattaattaattatttcctatCAACAAAATTATGCACAAGAGTGTTGAAACAGTTGGCACGTTTTTGAGGACTAACATGTTAAATCGCTATTTAATAAGATTCTTAGATATGTCTGATACATTGTCTTATAGATTCGttgatcaaaaaaatatataaatccattagaaaaggtaatttttaaatccgaTACAAACTTctagatataaaatacattttttaaaaaactgatatattaaattatttcccgAACAACAGTCATTAGATATAAGTTTCTACTAATAAtgtcatttcattttaataaagtaattcaaaatatgacagaatgtgtaatttttagttaaaaaacacATGTAATTTGAAACATACGCAAATTCGTTGttgtagtaataataattaataactttttaaaattagaaaaaatatttattaaaacgtataaaataacaacttTCTCCTTCCACGTGGTTCACTAGCACTAAGTATATCTTTATATTACTCGTCCTATTTGTGTTTGTACTGTGGGTGTACTACCGAAGGTATATGAACCACTTAGaaaattacaagaaatgtTATAAACTTACTGCACCAAACTAACTGGCTACCTCTTAAATTTAGCCACAAGCCGCATTAAATAAGATTTGCGGTCGGCATTTATTGatgagaataaaattttggagtaGGTGCGACTATGGaactttttaatcaataaaataattttaactgagttattattttttcactggattctaaattattaaaaacaagttatgaatgcatttgtatatttcaaatataatatatttatttaaattaattaataggaaaacttgtacatttataaaaataagcaaatgttaaaaattaataataaaataaatacgttgAATTTGTAGGAACATTAATGCAAACatcatattattcattttgtttggACAATAAATGaagagtaaatatttattttatatctaaagcgtttgttatattcatttataaaattactagtaaatattaaaaaaatattttacatttatagtcaataataataataataataacaatatagtTCAGAGTAATAAAACCAAAAgagaatatttcttttatattagaaagacattttcaaattatttacagagCTGTtaggtataaataaaattgaagtgattttaattattaatattcaaaagatattttgactaaaaacaaatattgcgttttttttaaagttaattgaaaacatttcattattttatattttttagggaCCACTGCTTTACAATTTTGACTCTATGTtttgcattatttttatttcacttttaaaagcatatttataactgttttcagtatttctttataaatattattttttattaagtataacGAACATACACCAAAGTTAGAAAAACAGCCCCACATTTTAGTGTTTCTCTCGCCTTATCTGTCaatatctattatatttttccagtTAAATCCTCCATTTTTTCCTCATCTAAAATACTATTTCCCGTCAACtttcataaacatttatttttatttcttattcgtACATATATTTGACACCTAATCTTATAGATTTGTTGATCAACAGgaataaattgattagaaaatttaatttttaaatccggTACAAATTTcgatatataacataaattaatgttaaaatacaaGTAATTTCGAATTTACGCAAATTCGTTTTtgcagtaataataattaactacttgtaaaaattacaaaatgtgcTTATAAAAGCATGTAAGGGGACAATTTTCTCATTCCACGTTGTTCACTTCCACCAAGTTCATCTTTGTATTAAGATGATGTTTGAGTTTGTCGTCTTATTTGTGATTGTACTATGGGTGTACTACCGAAGGCATAGGAAGCACATGAAGAAATacgagaaattttataaactttctgCACCAAACTGGCTACCTTTAGTGGGAAATGGTCTGCAAGCACTGGGAAGGAGTAAGAAGAGTTCACAAatgtgtatattaataatttaataataattttattcttagaCGTACTACATATCGCAGAAGATTTCAACAAAAACGTAGGAAATCCTTGCGTCATATACATACCAACCCGACATTACCTGACCTCTAAACCAGCAGATTTAGAAATTCTGCTCAATCACCcaaatgttttagaaaaaagtgTCCAATATGAAGTTCTGAAGTGTTGCTTCAGAGATAGTTTGCTAATAACCGAAGGTAAACCttacagtattataaataagtaaattttatttattaattttagttccaaaatggaaaaaaaatagaaaattaatttccaagGGTTTTAATCAGGAGGTATTGAATTCGTTTATCGATGTAATGTACGAAAAAACTTgcattttaatggaaataataGGAAAAATGGATTTCAAAAAGAAGAGTATCTTTGAATTGTTTGAACAATACACATTAGATACTTTTTGTGGTAGGTGtgtactttatattatttaatagtgttaacattttatttttagaagcgACATTGGGAATTGAATCatcaattctaataaataatgagaCAAAATTTGCTGAAGCTGTTTCAAAGTTAGTTTGTACATagtcgtataaatattttattaataacattatattctagaattcaaaaattagtGACGTCTCGACCAGTGAATCCATTAGAAATGAATGACTTCATATTCAACATTTTCTTTTCCAAATCTAAAATCATT carries:
- the LOC126265808 gene encoding cytochrome P450 4C1-like isoform X2, whose translation is MMFEFVVLFVIVLWVYYRRHTKHMKKYEKFYKLSAPNWLPFVGNSLQVLGKNLLLVSEDVNKNVGNPCVMFIPTRHYLTSKPADLKILLNHPNVLEKSVQYEVLKCWFRDSLLITEVPKWKKNRKLISKGFNQEVLNSFIDVMYEKTCILMEIIGKMDFKKKSIFELFEQYTLDTFCEATLGIESSILINNETKFAEAVSKIQKLVTSRPVNPLEMNDFIFNIFFSKSKIIRNIIDYLNDFIQNIIDKKKILISENKYVCNKNKLPVLDLLLQNYKKEHLNDEYIRREMFLFTAAATDTTAYTLSYTCLLLAMNPKIQENVYEEVMEVVGEYRTIDCSILVNLKYTEMVINEALRLIPVIPLIGRRTTAEINLGEIVIPENTGISIDILSLHRNPEIYPDPLKYDPDRFLPEEIAKRPQYSFVPFSAGPRNCIEFQLNTNR